gtatatgtatatatgtgggcctgcgacccgctccaagcaacagcttgttggaccaagctctcacaagtcagggccaggcttggggagtaaaaccactcccaaaaccctcTCCAGAGTTCCAGGTAAGATACCAAATTGATGAAATGAAATTACTGTAGAACAGACAGCCATACAAGAGAGAAAAtacaatccaaaatatttcttcacatatgcaaaatgaAAATGAAGAACGTCCACCAGTACTGGACCTACACTTACAAGTGAAGGCTCATACACAGATGACAAAAAAGAAATCAATGAAATCCTAAAAGATCAGTAAGATTAGTATCCTCAATAAACAACACGAAAGTTCAGGAACGGGACAGCTGCATGAAAATATTCAAACACCTGACAATAAAACTGATATTAACATGAACCCTACAGATTTTGACAGTCAAATTAACAACAAGCTCATGCACTTGGCTCCAGGGCCAGACACATGGAATTCTATATTTACAAAGACATgtgaagtgccagtagcacaagcACTCAATGTAGTATGGAGAAAAAGCTTGGATACAGGGGAAGATACTAGAAGGatttaaatcagcagatatagctcccTTATACATGGGAAGGTGTGAAGCATTGGCTAAAAATTATAGACCGGTcaagtatgaacaaatccacaagggccgtgacgaggattcgaacctgcgtccgagagcatcccagacgctgccttaatcgactgagctacgacatggtaaaaagagttgaaaccaaagttctactgaacttactgcatcctgcagcctctccaaggcacaaaccagggttttacacaactcccccatgcactcgagatatgtcaataggccgttctccctcttcgcccttactttattacatacagaaatcacaattgtgtgatgcatcaaatgaattgtgtagtgtagtgtagccgGTCAACTATCATCAAACAATAAAAGTTCATGAAAGTGTGATTAGGAACCAGACCTCCAGTTTTATGGAGAGCATTGACCATCATAACCAGGTGAACATGATTTAGTGAGGAGAGCATTGACCATCATAACCAAGTGAACATGATTTAGTGAGGAGAGCATGTCTTTCACATTCGATCaccatgacaaaatcacagaagcattagaagaaaaacaaaatgcagatgtggtatgcaTGGACTTTCCAATGGCCTTTGATAGGTCTAACTATGGTGTGATAGCctataaaatgagatcaataggaataaaAAGTAGGGTGATGGATATTCAATTTCCTGTCAAGCAAAATACAAAgagaaataataaaacaaaatcaaGTTCAagcacagtgaaaagctctgtacctcagggcataATCCTGGTCCCTCTGCTTTTTCTCattttcatatcagatatagacaaaaatagatATCAGACTTTTGTGTCAGCTTTTGCAGACACAAAATTTATAACGAATATTACTCATGTAGAAGGCATTGAAAAACTAGTCTGATATTAATAAAGCTTTtgcttgggcagcagaaaataatgtgatgtttaacagtgataaattccaggtactgtaTTTCGGTATTGAAAAAAAATGACCTTCAATGAAATACTGGATATAAGACAATCACatctacccatagtaggaaagcaacatgtaaaggctcTGGGAATAATAATGTTTGACAACTTAACATATAGTGAGCATAACCAAAAAAGTATAGTGtcagctagaaaaatgataggatggattatgagaacctacAAATCCAGAGACTACATTACAATGCTCATTGTATTCAAATCACTTTTAGTTACTTTTTAGTTTGTTTGGTCGTGAACCCACTCTGATTTCAGGTGTGAACCCTTTTTTGGGGGGATTCTGGGACCTTCTGGACCATTCTTTGCAATGGCCTAATGGCTCTAGTTTCTTTGCCTTGCGGCATATTTCATGTGTAGCCTTCCGGCTATTTTCCTCGTGCTGTGCCTTACAGTGTTTTGTGGGAAATTTGAGtagtatacctgcttgatggggttctgggagttcttttactccccaagcccagcctgaggctaggcttgacttgagagagcttggtccttactgcgaatatatgcagcaTTTGACCGTTCCCCAGGATGCGACCCACAACAgacaactaacacccaggttcctaaaCTGCTAGGTCAACAGAGGCAATGGGTGTAAGGAGATTTGCTCATACATCTCACACCTGCCTGGGACTTGTGCTGTCCCACCTTGAGTACTGCTTGATATTCACTTCCCTTCTTTAGAGCAGGAAAGATTGCCAAAATAgaaagaatacagagaacatatacagcacatacacacacaaagcacctaaattattgcaaCCATCTCCAAGCTCTCAGAATgtgctctctggaaaggagactacACAGAGGTATCATAgtatatactgtacatggaaaatactggaaggcaaGTTCCCAAATTTGTACAGCATattaacgtactggagtaaacaatATGATAGGAAATGCAAAATAGAGCCAGTGAAGtgtaggggtgccataggcacaatcacagaatattgtatgaacatcagaggtccatggctgTTCAATATTCTTCCAGTAATTATAAGAACCATTGCAGGAACAAAAGTGgatttcaataaaaaaaatttgtagTGTCTAGCAAGAAATGTGAGACCAattgggttgtagtggatatgtggacctgcgggccactccaagcaagagCCATTGAATCAGGCTCTGTCAAACCTGGGCCAGAACCAGGCTTTGGGAGAACAACTAttcccagaacccccccccccccccgcctgccaGGTACAATTCAGGTATGTTCCTGGGAGTTAGGAAAATGATGTGGGTTGCAACCTtggaaaggtcagtagttggcctagggtgtgtggggggggggggcactcagGAAgcttaagtacagtacagtacaggcttcctgtctaaCACTGGGGACAAATAGTCATATAGACTATGtactatatatgtatacatactatGTACTATATATGTATGCATACTATGTATGTATACCTGCCAAAGCCATAAATGGCAAAACTGTTTGGTTTTAAAATCCACCTGTAGAGGATCATCAAGGAAAATAGGGGTCCTTTGACAAGTCACCGTCTTCATGTGCTGGTCaaagccactagtgttagtggccctcgggtaaaaacAGGGAAATGTGCTTGTTAGTTTCTTTGAGAATTTGACACCAACATTTCACAGTGTTGTATATACCTGCTACTGGTCAGTTTGACCTGGTTAGGTTTTGTCAAAATtctaattaacaaaaatatatgcATCATATTAGTCTAAGCTATGTcacttaaaaaaatatatatgaatatattatataattgttTTGTACACTAACACAATACACTATgttgtgggacagaaatggttgggcacatttcctatcacctactgcacctgttcacctatcagtaaatagatacccaggagttagtcagctttttgtggggttcagtcctgggGGTCAGTTGTTCGACCTTGGAGgagacctcaatataagcctaacgtatatacactggctgcctgtcccctgacaaAATTGAATTAAACACATGACAAGTTAGGATAATTTAAAATGCATATGCATACTGTCTCATGTAAGAAGAACCATGTACAACCTATATTATACAAAACTGTTGTTATACatgtacatacagtactgtactaaaaatattggcagcaggttttcatttagaCATGTTTTATTTAATATGACTGTATTAAAGGGTCTCGGTAGTACATTCGGGCTTGTTCTCgacacacaatcgagaattccgggttcgaatcctgggcagaacagaaatggttgggcacatttcctttgacctattgcctctgttcacctagcagtaagtaggtactctggAGTTAAGTCAGCTTGTTGTGAGGATACATCCTGGGTGGGGTCTGTAATTCGGCCTTTGGagggggacctcgataaaagccaaacgtgtatgaatatACTCTGCTTCCTGTCTCATGACATTGTGAATTATCATCATTATATTCTGCGTTGATtattttagggcttctatccctctgattagtgctcttgcatcttggtttaattggaggaggatttctccaaatgtaATCTTTGTTCGAGGTAATCTAAAAGAAtaattaactgtagaatgtattacactaatcataaatttacacaacgtttcgaagctacacggttcattctcaagtgatgggactGTACTGGGCAAATTGGATTCATACCATTAGGAATGTCAGGTACATAATACAAACAGATGAGGAGTACAGCATAAACGGGGAAAGAATAGGGCATAAATGGTGGACGAATGGGGGACGTAAATGGGGACGAATAAAGATTGAAAAAGGGAGGgaccacatacaaagattaatcaggtgtagtgggcaTGGAGTTTTGAGTACTGTCGTCTACAATGGCCTCTTcatgttctggtcttgttcttactctcatggtgggtagagtgaatagttccgttattTGGGTATTTATGGTGGGTTATTCGGCTTTTATATGAATCGCTTCAAGATTTTGTTTTCTTACATCCggagttttgtctattatgcaggtactgtactgtacagtattttcttttgttagggtgatgtcataggATTGTCTCGTGAGTTTTAGGGGCATCCGATTGAAGCACTGTCACTGACCTGTCATCACAGGTCAAACACCTTGTGAGCTTGGTCGATGTCATACCTATGTTCAGTACTTGGATTGAAggctacatccttcgtgggggcaggtgtacatatataccacgttcgactgctgtaaagggttctccgtcggcttctggCTGTTTTGAATGAGGTCGTCAGTGGTCATCTTTGTTTATAGTACAGTACATGAttgggtctatgttttggtttggAGTTGTGCTTTTTTCTCCTCTTTCAATTATTTCTatcattattttttcttcttttttatgttcactatgCATGGTTGATTTGCAATGTAATTTTATGGAGGTGTTGCAGTTTATgttcttggttcaggattgtaccaccaGTCCAAGCATAGTGGTGTTAATCTCTGTTActgtatccattgttcaccaatacctgtttTATTCTTTCAAACACCCTACTAacattgctccattcagagcagcggGTAAGGGCTCGACGAAAATAAACATTGAGGAGACtggttttgtatctttgggggcactcactcctaCCATTTAGGaataatcctatgtttgtaggcaTTAGTATATATGCTGCTGAAAAGGAATGCTAGAAATATTAGATGGGCCACGATGGAAGTACTGTGTACAAATGAAGGAAAGGGATTATATGGGGGCTAGTATACTACagaatagtaggcatccatcagtctcaggagactatgaacttgcgctctggttgtctatttggagtggcctctccacggcacaaagccagggtaggttgatacggagaagctgttaccctatTCAGCAggttcccccccctcccttccatggcgccaaaagtctccaatggaaagaccaacgccaatacgattggttctagcacggtcgcaggaactgtcatgacgaggtcgaaggcaacaacgaactacCTTAGGGGCTCCAGCTCCAGTATAGGGGCTAGGTAGACTTTAAAGTCCATTAATGACTCGTCTTGAGTACAAAGTGACCTGCAGTTCATTAGTCCCCAGCTAGGAGAGACGTTTGGGCATAGTTCCTTACAGGTGATGCCTCTTCACTTTGTTACTAGGcctcaataggtacctgggagtgagTAAACTGTTTTGGGTAACATCTGGGGGATGGTCAGTCCCCTGACCTGACCTCTCGGGGGATGGTCAGTCCCCTGACCTGACCACTCGGGGGATGGTCAGTCCCCTGACCTGACCTCTCAGGGGATGGTCAGTCCCCTGACCTGACCTCTCGGGGGATGGTCAGTCCCCTGACCTGACCTCTCGGGGATGGTCAGTCCCCTAACCTGACCTCTCGGGGGATGGTCAGTCCCCTGACGTGACCTCTCGGGGGATAATCAGTCCCCTGACCTGACCTCTCGGGGATGGTCAGTCCCCTGACGTGACCTCTCGGGGGATAATCAGTCCCCTGACCTGACCTCTCGGGGATGGTCAGTCCCCTGACCTGACCTCTCGGGGATGGTCAGTCCCCTGACCTGACCTCTCGGGGGATGGTCAGTCCCCTGACCTAACCTCTCGGGGATGGTCAGTCCCCTAACCTGACCTCTCGGGGGATGGTCAGTCCCCTGACCTGACCTCTCGGGGATGGTCAGTCCCCTAACCTGACCTCTCGGGGATAGTCAGTCCCCTAACCTGACCTCTCAGGGGATGGTCAGTCCCCTGACCTGACCTCTCGGGGATGGTCAGTCCCGTAACCTGACCTCTCGGGGATAGTCAGTCCCCTAACCTGACCTCTCGGGAATGGTCAGTCCCCTGACCTGACCTCTCGGGGATGGTCAGTCCCCTAACCTGACCTCTCAGGGGATGGTCAGTCCCCTGACCTGACCTCTCGGGGATGGTCAGTCCCGTAACCTGACCTCTCGGGGATAGTCAGTCCCCTAACCTGACCTCTCAGGGGATGGTCAGTCCCCTGACCTGACCTCTCGGGGATGGTCAGTCCCGTAACCTGACCTCTCGGGGATAGTCAGTCCCCTAACCTGACCTCTCGGGAATGGTCAGTCCCCTGACCTGACCTCTCGGGGATGGTCAGTCCCCTAACCTGACCTCTCGGGGATGGTCAGTCCCCTAACCTGACCTCTGAGGGACGGTCAGTCCCCTGACCTGACCTCTGGGGGATAGTcagctccctgacctgacctctgGGGGATAGTCagctccctgacctgacccctgGGGGATAGTCAGGTAGGAGAAGGACGTCTATAAGCCTAACCGACAATGGGAAAATATTTAAATAGGATAATTTATGTAAATACATCATTGCAGAAGCCATTGGAGGGAGTGCGTCCGCTCCAGGACTGGCGGAGACGACCCGCGTCACCACTTATGTTACCAGGAGGCCTTAAGTGGCCCCAGcccccacaaccccagacccGAGTGACCACTTGGGGTCACCTGGGGTCCACTTGGGGTCACCTGGGGACCGTGGGGAGGCACTGAGGGGGTCGTTAAGTGTCAGCCTCTCGAGGTGCCTCTTAGCGTCAAGTGACAGACTGAGCGAAGGTAACCACAGCAGGAGGAGTACAGTgttggggcaggtgtggggggcacTTGGCACACTTGTGGGAGGCACGAGCActtgtgtgtggcagcaggtgtggctccacacctgctgccctcacCCACCAGCAGGTGGACACGCACTAGACGAGGTGACCACAACTGTCACGGAGCGTAACCTTCTCCCgcaccaacactaccaacactgctgctgctcccccgCTCTCCTGGCACCCTGCTCCAGGCCACAcccctccctggccacactcctGCTGGCCACACTCCCGCTCTGGCCACACtcctccctggccacactccctccctggccacactcctccctggccacactcccgccctggccacactcgctggccacactcctccctggccacactccctccctggccacactcctccctggccacactccctccctggccacactcctccctggccacactcccgccctggccacactcgctggccacactcctccctggccacactccctccctggccacactcctccctggccacactcccGCCCTGGCCACACTCCTCGCTGGCCACACTCCCGCCCTGGCCACACTCCTCGCTGGCCACACTCCCGCCCTGGCCACACTCCTCGCTGGTCACACTCCCGCCCTGGCCACACTCCTCGCTGGCCACACTCCCGCCCTGGCCACACtcctccctggccacactcccgccctggccacactcccgccctggccacactcctccctggccacactcccGCCCTAGCCACACtcctccctggccacactcctccctggccacactcccGCCCTGGCCACACTCCTCGCTGGCCACACTCCCGCCCTGGCCACACtcctccctggccacactcccGCCCTGGCCACACTCCCGCCCCGGCCACACtcctccctg
This genomic window from Procambarus clarkii isolate CNS0578487 chromosome 1, FALCON_Pclarkii_2.0, whole genome shotgun sequence contains:
- the LOC138362529 gene encoding uncharacterized protein, translating into MSFTFDHHDKITEALEEKQNADVVCMDFPMAFDRSNYGVIAYKMRSIGIKSRVMDIQFPVKQNTKRNNKTKSSSSTVKSSVPQGIILVPLLFLIFISDIDKNRYQTFVSAFADTKFITNITHVEGIEKLV